A stretch of Halocalculus aciditolerans DNA encodes these proteins:
- a CDS encoding guanosine monophosphate reductase, translated as MNVRTGLSYGDVLVVPQRSPVDSRSDVSLETELAPGLTLDAPVLSAPMDSVTEADAAIELSRLGGLGVVHRFLPVEKQAAEVEAVVDAGEQVAAALGIAEDHTERAQALVDAGVDALVLDVAHGHMEAAIDVTRELAGDFPDTPLVSGNVATKQGVHDLADAGADCVKVGIGPGSHCTTREVAGAGVPQFTAVTDAAEAADEAGVTTIADGGIQTSGDAVKALVGGADAVMMGGFFMGTPEAPGETVEVDGVKYKRTRGMSTGAAMERREDKDGRPDADEGVESMVALKRPLETELREFLGGVRSGVSYCGAHTLDDARENSEFIRLTPEGKARSGAHGVARSETTGRSD; from the coding sequence ATGAACGTCCGAACCGGACTCTCCTACGGGGACGTACTGGTCGTCCCGCAACGCTCGCCCGTCGACAGCCGCAGCGACGTCTCGCTCGAAACCGAACTCGCGCCCGGCCTCACGCTCGACGCGCCCGTCCTCAGCGCGCCGATGGACTCCGTCACCGAAGCCGACGCCGCAATCGAGCTCTCGCGCCTCGGCGGCCTCGGCGTCGTCCACCGCTTCCTCCCCGTCGAGAAGCAAGCCGCGGAGGTCGAAGCCGTCGTCGACGCCGGCGAACAGGTCGCCGCCGCGCTCGGCATCGCCGAAGACCACACCGAACGCGCGCAGGCCCTCGTCGACGCCGGCGTCGACGCGCTCGTCCTCGACGTCGCCCACGGCCACATGGAGGCCGCCATCGACGTCACCCGCGAACTCGCCGGCGATTTCCCCGACACGCCGCTCGTCTCCGGGAACGTCGCCACGAAACAGGGCGTGCACGACCTCGCCGACGCCGGCGCGGACTGCGTGAAAGTCGGCATCGGCCCGGGCTCGCACTGCACGACCCGCGAGGTCGCGGGCGCGGGCGTCCCCCAGTTCACCGCCGTCACCGACGCCGCCGAGGCCGCCGACGAAGCCGGCGTCACCACCATCGCCGACGGCGGCATCCAGACCTCCGGCGACGCCGTGAAAGCCCTCGTCGGCGGCGCTGACGCCGTCATGATGGGCGGGTTCTTCATGGGAACGCCCGAGGCTCCCGGTGAAACCGTCGAGGTCGACGGCGTCAAATACAAGCGCACGCGCGGGATGTCCACGGGCGCGGCGATGGAGCGCCGCGAGGACAAGGACGGCCGCCCCGACGCCGACGAGGGCGTCGAGTCGATGGTCGCCCTCAAACGGCCACTGGAGACCGAACTCCGCGAGTTCCTCGGCGGCGTCCGCTCCGGCGTCTCCTACTGCGGCGCACACACCCTCGACGACGCCCGCGAGAACAGCGAGTTCATCCGCCTCACCCCCGAGGGCAAGGCTCGCTCCGGCGCGCACGGCGTCGCGCGCTCCGAAACCACCGGCCGCAGCGACTAG
- a CDS encoding HAD family hydrolase translates to MSEYDAVVYDLDGTLVDLPVDWSRVRTDVEAVLRDAGADPEGLVTWELYDCAEAVGVATEVEEIIASAERTSAADAAALPLLADVRESATPAAVCSLNCEAACRIALDRHDAGERFAAVVGRDTVPARKPDPAALHRAIEALDVPPERVLFVGDADRDAETARRAGTGFEYV, encoded by the coding sequence GTGAGTGAGTACGACGCCGTGGTCTACGACCTCGACGGGACGCTCGTCGACCTCCCGGTGGACTGGTCGCGGGTCCGCACGGACGTCGAGGCCGTGCTCCGGGACGCGGGCGCAGACCCGGAGGGCCTCGTCACGTGGGAGCTGTACGACTGCGCGGAGGCGGTCGGCGTCGCGACGGAAGTGGAGGAGATTATCGCGAGCGCGGAGCGGACGAGCGCGGCGGACGCGGCGGCGCTCCCGCTACTCGCCGACGTCCGGGAGTCGGCGACGCCGGCGGCGGTCTGCTCGCTGAACTGCGAGGCGGCGTGCCGCATCGCGCTCGACCGGCACGACGCCGGCGAGCGGTTCGCCGCGGTCGTCGGGCGCGACACGGTGCCGGCGCGGAAGCCGGACCCGGCGGCGCTCCACCGCGCCATCGAGGCGCTGGACGTACCGCCGGAGCGCGTGCTCTTCGTCGGCGACGCGGACCGGGACGCGGAGACGGCGCGGCGCGCGGGCACCGGCTTCGAGTACGTGTAG
- the panB gene encoding 3-methyl-2-oxobutanoate hydroxymethyltransferase, whose amino-acid sequence MTSVQTVRSMKGEEAITMLTAYDAPTAALVDEAGIDVVLVGDSMGNAVMGYETTVPVTMEDVLSRTAAVARATDDALVVADMPFLSYGPDEATGVENAGRLLKEADADAVKLECGEHTVDLTERLTQLGIPVQAHLGLTPQHVNQLGGYFRQGTTREAAQAIIDLAEAHADAGAFSLVLEHVPANVAAQVTEAIDIPTIGIGAGPDCDGQVLVITDVLGLSDRLPPFAEAFGDVKSEMESALSGYKNAVENGEFPDEAHAHSDDDLDGLY is encoded by the coding sequence ATGACCAGCGTGCAGACGGTTCGCTCGATGAAGGGCGAGGAGGCGATTACGATGCTGACGGCATACGACGCGCCGACGGCGGCGCTCGTCGACGAGGCGGGCATCGACGTGGTTCTCGTCGGCGACAGCATGGGGAACGCGGTGATGGGGTACGAGACGACGGTTCCGGTGACGATGGAGGACGTCCTCTCTCGGACGGCCGCGGTGGCGCGGGCGACGGACGACGCGCTCGTCGTCGCCGACATGCCCTTCCTCTCCTACGGGCCGGACGAGGCGACGGGCGTCGAGAACGCCGGCCGGCTCCTGAAGGAGGCGGACGCGGACGCGGTGAAACTGGAGTGCGGCGAACACACCGTCGACCTCACCGAGCGACTCACGCAGCTCGGTATTCCCGTTCAGGCCCACCTCGGATTGACGCCGCAGCACGTGAATCAGCTCGGCGGCTACTTCCGGCAGGGGACGACGCGGGAGGCCGCACAGGCGATTATCGACCTCGCGGAGGCGCACGCGGACGCGGGCGCGTTCAGCCTCGTCCTCGAGCACGTCCCGGCGAACGTCGCCGCGCAAGTGACGGAGGCCATCGACATCCCGACCATCGGCATCGGGGCCGGCCCGGACTGCGACGGCCAGGTCCTCGTCATCACCGACGTGCTCGGGCTCTCCGACCGCCTCCCGCCCTTCGCGGAGGCGTTCGGCGACGTCAAATCCGAGATGGAGTCCGCGCTCTCCGGGTACAAGAACGCCGTCGAGAACGGGGAGTTCCCGGACGAAGCGCACGCGCACAGCGACGACGACCTCGACGGCCTCTACTGA
- a CDS encoding GNAT family N-acetyltransferase, protein MTDEAGRDLRVRSFRGLCRVDEAELAAMYAAFDPTMRAQGLPPMDRERIHAWLDQIAPGLHAVIEHDGGVVGHAVLVPTESAAAELAIFVHQDYQGAGVGTHLLRTLLDAGAADGIPAVVLHVERTNPRAIALYKSCGFSVADDRMERMELRMRRSLVPGEPDE, encoded by the coding sequence GTGACGGACGAAGCGGGACGGGACCTCCGCGTTCGGTCGTTCCGGGGGCTGTGTCGGGTGGACGAGGCGGAGCTCGCGGCGATGTACGCGGCGTTCGACCCGACGATGCGCGCACAGGGGCTTCCCCCGATGGACCGCGAACGCATCCACGCGTGGCTCGACCAGATCGCGCCGGGCCTCCACGCGGTCATCGAGCACGACGGCGGCGTCGTCGGGCACGCCGTGCTCGTGCCGACGGAGAGCGCAGCGGCGGAACTCGCGATATTCGTCCACCAGGACTACCAGGGCGCTGGCGTCGGCACGCACCTCCTCAGAACGCTCCTCGACGCCGGAGCGGCCGACGGCATCCCCGCCGTCGTCCTCCACGTCGAGCGGACGAACCCGCGCGCCATCGCGCTCTACAAGTCCTGCGGGTTCAGCGTCGCCGACGACCGGATGGAGCGGATGGAACTCCGAATGCGGCGGTCGCTCGTCCCGGGAGAACCAGACGAATAA
- a CDS encoding DUF5822 domain-containing protein, which translates to MSDVDFQWVMQTTFSLTIVVGAPLVAALSLFFTLPGWEAWVNFAIRVCAAVWLATALCVYGYARWVREPTSV; encoded by the coding sequence ATGAGCGACGTCGACTTCCAGTGGGTGATGCAGACCACGTTCTCGCTCACCATCGTCGTGGGCGCGCCCCTCGTAGCCGCCCTCTCCCTGTTCTTCACGCTCCCCGGCTGGGAGGCGTGGGTGAACTTCGCCATCCGCGTCTGCGCGGCCGTCTGGCTCGCCACCGCCCTCTGCGTCTACGGCTACGCGCGCTGGGTCCGCGAACCAACGTCGGTCTGA
- a CDS encoding alpha/beta fold hydrolase: METVTHDGRTTAYRTSTRGDGRRILCVHGSGGTHQIWRAQLGRLAAGRTVAALDLSGHGDSADVDVPPEDAIDAYVDDVAAVADAVDADVLIGNSLGGAVVLSGCLDGRLDPEGAVLVGSGARLAVGQPLREWLAHDFDRAVDFLHEPDRLFHDPDPRLTDASRAAMRDAGRATVERDFLACHNFDARDRLPGLDVPLLALTGDHDTLTPPRFSEYLADHVDRGEWTTLPDAAHLAFLETPDAFNREVDAFLAALD, from the coding sequence ATGGAGACGGTCACACACGACGGGCGGACGACGGCGTACCGAACGTCGACGCGTGGTGACGGGCGGCGAATCCTTTGTGTCCACGGAAGCGGCGGCACTCACCAGATCTGGCGCGCGCAGCTCGGCCGACTCGCCGCCGGCCGAACCGTCGCCGCCCTCGACCTCTCCGGCCACGGCGACTCCGCGGACGTCGACGTCCCGCCCGAGGACGCCATCGACGCCTACGTCGACGACGTCGCCGCCGTCGCCGACGCCGTCGACGCCGACGTACTCATCGGGAACTCTCTCGGCGGCGCGGTCGTGCTCTCAGGGTGTCTCGACGGCCGCCTCGACCCGGAGGGAGCGGTTCTCGTCGGCTCCGGCGCGAGGCTCGCCGTCGGCCAACCGCTTAGAGAGTGGCTCGCGCACGACTTCGACCGCGCCGTCGACTTCCTCCACGAACCCGACCGGCTCTTCCACGACCCCGACCCCCGCCTCACCGACGCCTCCCGCGCCGCGATGCGCGACGCCGGCCGCGCCACCGTCGAACGCGACTTCCTCGCCTGCCACAACTTCGACGCCCGCGACCGCCTCCCCGGCCTCGACGTGCCGCTCCTCGCGCTCACCGGCGACCACGACACCCTCACCCCGCCGCGCTTCAGCGAGTACCTCGCCGACCACGTCGACCGCGGCGAGTGGACGACGCTCCCGGACGCCGCCCACCTCGCCTTCCTCGAAACCCCCGACGCCTTCAACCGCGAGGTCGACGCCTTCCTCGCCGCTCTCGACTGA
- a CDS encoding DUF7127 family protein — MNESHSEAVREDGGIVRRYDYTDASVVAADLGVEDGSVDVADGTAIVVATRGDTERQYEFDLPEGEAEAFINNGVVTVEVKR; from the coding sequence ATGAACGAGTCTCACTCCGAAGCCGTCCGCGAGGACGGCGGCATCGTTCGGCGGTACGACTACACTGATGCGAGCGTCGTGGCCGCCGACCTCGGTGTCGAGGACGGCAGCGTCGACGTCGCCGACGGGACCGCCATCGTCGTCGCGACCCGCGGCGACACCGAACGCCAGTACGAGTTCGACCTCCCCGAGGGCGAGGCGGAAGCGTTTATCAATAACGGCGTCGTCACCGTCGAGGTGAAACGATGA
- a CDS encoding CDC48 family AAA ATPase, whose amino-acid sequence MKLTVKPLKQKDAGRGLAAIDRGAMRELDLENGDYIVIDGTGQGRAVARVWPGYPEDEGEGVIRIDGRLRQEADVGIDDRVTVEKADIKPATSVTVALPQNLRIRGNISPYIRDKLSGRPVTSGQTVPVSLGFGGLGNMSGQQVPLKIAETDPDGTVVVTDSTEINISERPAEEIQSGGDAGSRDSTPNVAYEDIGGLDRELEQVREMIELPMRHPELFQQLGIEPPKGVLLHGPPGTGKTLIAKAVANEIDAHFETISGPEIMSKYYGESEEQLREVFENAEEESPAIIFIDEIDSIAPKREETSGDVERRVVAQLLSLMDGLEERGDVTVIAATNRVDAIDPALRRGGRFDREIEIGVPDQDGRKEILQVHTRGMPLSEGVDVDYLAENTHGFVGADIESLAKEGAMNALRRIRPQIDLESDEIDAEILESIHVTESDFKEALKGIEPSAMREVFVEVPDVTWNQVGGLEDTKERLRETIQWPLDYPEVFESMDLESAKGVLMYGPPGTGKTLLAKAVANEANSNFISIKGPELLNKYVGESEKGVREVFEKARSNAPTVVFFDEIDSIAGQRGRNQSDSGVGERVVSQLLTELDGIEDLEDVVVIATTNRPDLIDSALLRPGRLDRHVHVPVPDRDAREAILEVHTRNKPLADDVDLADVARRTDGFVGADLEALAREATMNATREFINSVDPEEAIESVGNVRVTADHFEQALDEVTPSVDEDVREQYDEIEQRFEKAESPEEQEVAGRGFQ is encoded by the coding sequence ATGAAGCTGACGGTCAAGCCCCTCAAGCAGAAGGACGCGGGACGCGGACTCGCGGCCATCGACCGCGGGGCGATGCGCGAGCTCGACCTCGAGAACGGCGACTACATCGTCATCGACGGGACCGGACAGGGTCGCGCCGTCGCGCGCGTCTGGCCGGGCTACCCCGAAGACGAAGGCGAGGGCGTCATCCGCATCGACGGCCGCCTCCGCCAGGAAGCCGACGTCGGCATCGACGACCGCGTCACCGTCGAGAAAGCGGACATCAAGCCCGCGACCAGCGTCACGGTCGCGCTCCCGCAGAACCTCCGCATCCGCGGGAACATCTCGCCGTACATCCGCGACAAGCTCTCCGGCCGCCCCGTCACTTCCGGACAGACCGTCCCCGTGAGCCTCGGGTTCGGCGGTCTCGGGAACATGAGCGGCCAGCAGGTCCCGCTCAAAATCGCTGAAACGGACCCCGACGGCACGGTCGTCGTGACGGATTCGACGGAGATCAACATCTCCGAGCGGCCCGCCGAGGAGATTCAGAGCGGCGGGGACGCCGGTAGCCGCGACAGCACGCCGAACGTCGCCTACGAGGACATCGGCGGTCTCGACCGCGAGCTCGAACAGGTGCGGGAGATGATCGAGTTGCCGATGCGTCACCCCGAGCTCTTCCAACAGCTCGGCATCGAGCCGCCGAAGGGCGTGCTCCTCCACGGCCCGCCCGGCACGGGGAAGACGCTCATCGCGAAAGCGGTGGCGAACGAAATCGACGCGCACTTCGAGACTATCTCCGGCCCCGAGATCATGTCGAAGTACTACGGGGAGTCCGAAGAGCAGCTGCGCGAGGTCTTCGAGAACGCCGAAGAGGAGTCGCCGGCGATCATCTTCATCGACGAGATCGACTCCATCGCGCCGAAGCGCGAGGAGACGAGCGGCGACGTCGAACGCCGCGTCGTCGCCCAGCTCCTCAGCCTCATGGACGGCCTCGAAGAGCGCGGCGACGTGACGGTCATCGCGGCGACGAACCGCGTCGACGCCATCGACCCCGCGCTCCGCCGCGGCGGCCGGTTCGACCGCGAGATCGAAATCGGCGTCCCCGACCAGGACGGCCGGAAGGAGATTCTCCAAGTCCACACGCGCGGCATGCCGCTCTCCGAGGGCGTCGACGTCGACTACCTCGCCGAGAACACGCACGGGTTCGTCGGCGCGGACATCGAATCCCTCGCGAAGGAGGGCGCGATGAACGCGCTCCGCCGCATCCGCCCGCAGATCGACCTCGAATCCGACGAGATCGACGCGGAAATCCTCGAGTCCATCCACGTCACCGAATCGGACTTCAAGGAGGCGCTGAAGGGCATCGAGCCGAGCGCGATGCGCGAGGTCTTCGTCGAAGTCCCCGACGTCACGTGGAATCAGGTCGGCGGCCTCGAAGACACCAAAGAGCGGCTGCGCGAGACCATCCAGTGGCCGCTCGACTACCCCGAGGTCTTCGAATCCATGGACCTCGAGTCCGCGAAGGGCGTCCTCATGTACGGCCCGCCGGGGACCGGGAAGACCCTGCTCGCCAAGGCCGTGGCGAACGAGGCGAACTCGAACTTCATCTCCATCAAGGGCCCCGAACTCCTCAACAAATATGTGGGAGAGTCCGAGAAGGGGGTCCGTGAAGTCTTCGAGAAGGCTCGGTCGAACGCACCCACCGTGGTGTTCTTCGACGAGATCGACTCCATCGCCGGGCAGCGCGGCCGCAACCAGAGCGACTCCGGCGTCGGCGAACGCGTCGTCAGCCAGCTCCTCACCGAACTCGACGGCATCGAGGACTTAGAGGATGTCGTCGTCATCGCGACGACGAACCGCCCGGACCTCATCGATTCGGCACTCCTCCGCCCCGGCCGCCTCGACCGCCACGTCCACGTTCCGGTCCCCGACCGCGACGCCCGCGAAGCCATCCTCGAGGTCCACACGCGGAACAAACCGCTCGCCGACGACGTCGACCTCGCCGACGTCGCGCGGCGCACTGACGGCTTCGTCGGCGCGGACCTCGAAGCCCTCGCCCGCGAAGCCACGATGAACGCCACCCGCGAGTTCATCAACTCCGTCGATCCCGAGGAGGCCATCGAATCCGTCGGGAACGTCCGCGTCACCGCCGACCACTTCGAGCAAGCGCTCGACGAAGTCACCCCGAGCGTCGACGAAGACGTCCGCGAACAGTACGACGAAATCGAACAGCGCTTCGAAAAAGCCGAATCCCCCGAAGAACAGGAAGTCGCCGGCCGCGGGTTCCAGTAG
- the priS gene encoding DNA primase small subunit PriS produces MEERTRAYLRGRFRDYYRRVDVELPPGAEAREWGYIPWTSGPDTTMVRHKSVLDIGNVQEFLQRERPRHVYFSGGYYDDPGARTMGEKGWRGADVVFDIDADHLPQITPGEDSYAEMLEAGKQALLKLLDFLERDFGFTDVQCVFSGGRGYHAHVRDERVRKLDRQERREIVDYVRGNGIELDALSEKQMVGGRRLKNPVEKKTLPTDGGWGRRVNDYVNDYVDDLREMDDDEARLRLQTFDGVGEGRANAILNVVEDRREEIRQGNIELGGAYIKLVRQLLGEAVDEYNAPIDEPVTTDTNRLIRFPGTLHGGSGLRVLRLDESELEAFDPLVDAVPDTFVGHDITVEVTANRTVELRGETLTVEPGVVSIPEYAGIYLMARGWAEKAKE; encoded by the coding sequence ATGGAGGAGCGAACGCGAGCGTACCTCAGGGGCCGCTTCCGCGACTACTACCGGCGGGTCGACGTCGAACTGCCGCCGGGCGCGGAGGCGCGCGAGTGGGGGTACATCCCGTGGACGAGCGGGCCGGACACGACGATGGTCCGGCACAAGTCCGTCCTCGACATCGGTAACGTACAGGAGTTCCTCCAGCGCGAACGCCCGCGGCACGTCTACTTCTCCGGCGGCTACTACGACGACCCCGGCGCGCGAACGATGGGGGAGAAGGGGTGGCGGGGCGCGGACGTCGTGTTCGACATCGACGCCGACCACCTCCCGCAGATCACGCCGGGCGAGGACTCCTACGCGGAGATGCTCGAAGCCGGGAAGCAGGCCCTCCTGAAGCTCCTCGACTTCCTCGAACGCGACTTCGGCTTCACGGACGTCCAGTGCGTCTTCTCCGGCGGCCGCGGCTACCACGCGCACGTCCGCGACGAGCGCGTCCGAAAGCTCGACCGGCAGGAACGCCGCGAAATCGTCGACTACGTCCGCGGAAACGGCATCGAACTCGACGCTCTCTCGGAGAAGCAGATGGTCGGCGGCCGCCGCCTGAAGAACCCCGTCGAGAAGAAGACGCTCCCCACCGACGGCGGGTGGGGGCGGCGCGTGAACGACTACGTCAACGACTACGTCGACGACCTCCGCGAGATGGACGACGACGAGGCGCGCCTCCGCCTCCAGACGTTCGACGGCGTCGGCGAGGGACGCGCGAACGCGATTCTGAACGTCGTGGAGGACCGCCGCGAGGAGATCCGGCAGGGGAACATCGAACTCGGCGGGGCGTACATCAAGCTCGTCCGGCAGCTCCTCGGCGAGGCCGTCGACGAGTACAACGCGCCCATCGACGAGCCGGTGACGACGGACACGAACCGGCTCATCCGGTTCCCCGGAACGCTGCACGGCGGGAGCGGGCTGCGCGTGCTGCGGCTCGACGAGTCGGAGCTCGAGGCGTTCGACCCGCTCGTCGACGCCGTCCCCGATACTTTCGTCGGACACGACATCACCGTCGAAGTCACGGCGAACCGAACCGTCGAACTGCGTGGGGAAACGCTTACAGTCGAACCGGGTGTGGTGTCGATACCCGAGTACGCGGGCATCTACTTGATGGCTCGCGGGTGGGCGGAGAAGGCGAAAGAATGA
- a CDS encoding GNAT family N-acetyltransferase, giving the protein MSVTVEQRTVPRGSDEYLDAAWDLKERIRAEDGLLKQEYGFFSDAYRRATVYVYVSGNDDLVGFAAARRDGYILFLAVDPDHRGEGYGSKLVGDVAEDARSVSCHARTTNENALEFYRHLGFRIERRIDNYYEDGGSAYYLRLGDAEKLSERISQFFRR; this is encoded by the coding sequence GTGAGTGTCACGGTCGAACAGCGAACCGTTCCCCGCGGAAGCGACGAGTACCTCGACGCCGCCTGGGACCTCAAAGAGCGCATCCGGGCTGAGGACGGGCTGCTCAAGCAGGAGTACGGCTTTTTCTCCGACGCCTACAGGCGTGCGACGGTCTACGTTTACGTCTCCGGGAACGACGACCTCGTCGGGTTCGCCGCCGCGCGCCGTGACGGCTACATTCTCTTCCTCGCCGTCGACCCCGACCACCGGGGCGAGGGGTACGGTTCGAAGCTCGTCGGCGACGTCGCCGAGGACGCGCGAAGCGTCTCGTGTCACGCCCGCACGACGAACGAGAACGCACTCGAGTTCTACCGTCATCTCGGCTTCCGTATCGAGCGCCGCATCGACAACTACTACGAGGACGGCGGGAGCGCGTACTACCTCCGTCTCGGCGACGCGGAGAAGCTCTCCGAGCGCATCAGTCAGTTCTTCCGCCGGTAG
- a CDS encoding DUF502 domain-containing protein — MPIDRSRPGERMQEAGESIADRIRESALTGIAIIVPLLITLYVFVTGVNLLSNVLDPIADLLIQASITPTTSRIIVEIAAVTSLAVLTLGLGFVATFKTGEQIIGYFDKVIERIPGLGSVYTSFRQMSDVMVESDANNFQEVKLVEYPHEGTYTLGFETTKTPEPIREAARDDSLRTLFLPLAPNPVMGGFLSHIPEDRIMDVDMSVEEGMRAVITTGVAVAETDSSAGLSREELTRLSGADVTDAMAATNTNDTDEDEPLP, encoded by the coding sequence ATGCCGATTGATCGTTCTCGCCCCGGCGAGCGCATGCAGGAAGCGGGCGAGTCTATCGCCGACCGCATCCGAGAGTCCGCGCTCACGGGTATCGCTATCATCGTTCCGTTGCTCATCACGCTCTACGTTTTCGTCACGGGCGTCAACCTCCTCTCGAACGTTCTCGACCCTATCGCCGACCTCCTCATTCAGGCGTCCATCACGCCGACGACGTCCCGTATCATCGTCGAAATCGCGGCGGTGACGTCGCTCGCGGTGTTGACGCTCGGCCTCGGGTTCGTCGCGACGTTCAAGACCGGCGAGCAGATTATCGGGTACTTCGATAAGGTCATCGAACGAATTCCGGGGCTCGGGAGCGTCTACACGAGCTTCCGGCAGATGAGCGACGTGATGGTGGAGTCGGACGCGAACAACTTCCAGGAAGTGAAGCTCGTCGAGTACCCCCACGAGGGGACGTACACGCTCGGGTTCGAGACGACGAAGACGCCGGAGCCGATTCGGGAGGCCGCCCGCGACGACTCGCTACGGACGCTCTTCCTCCCGCTCGCACCAAACCCCGTCATGGGCGGGTTCCTCTCCCACATCCCCGAAGACCGCATCATGGACGTCGATATGTCCGTCGAGGAGGGGATGCGCGCCGTCATCACCACGGGCGTCGCCGTCGCCGAAACGGATTCGAGCGCCGGCCTCTCCCGCGAGGAACTCACCCGCCTCTCCGGCGCGGACGTCACGGACGCGATGGCGGCGACGAACACGAACGACACGGACGAAGACGAGCCGCTCCCGTGA
- a CDS encoding archease — protein sequence MTRGRFDLREHTADVAVEARGETPGAVFAAVAEGMAAAMCDLDSVPDTGDRFDVTASAPNPERLLYDYLDTLIYERDVCSVLPVDNHATVSVDDESDGTDENTWTLSGSARGVPLADVAARDLKAVTYSEMVVEERDPDTDPSVESGRTVWYAYVVFDV from the coding sequence GTGACCCGCGGCCGATTCGACCTCCGAGAACACACCGCGGACGTCGCCGTCGAAGCGCGCGGCGAGACGCCCGGCGCGGTGTTCGCCGCCGTGGCAGAGGGGATGGCGGCCGCGATGTGCGACCTCGATAGCGTCCCCGACACCGGCGACCGCTTCGACGTCACCGCGAGCGCGCCGAACCCCGAACGCCTCCTCTACGACTACCTCGACACCCTCATCTACGAACGCGACGTCTGCAGCGTCCTCCCCGTCGACAACCACGCGACGGTCTCCGTCGACGACGAGAGCGACGGGACGGACGAGAACACGTGGACGCTCTCCGGGTCCGCGCGCGGCGTCCCCCTCGCCGACGTCGCCGCCCGCGACCTCAAAGCCGTCACCTACAGCGAGATGGTCGTCGAAGAACGCGACCCTGACACCGACCCGTCTGTCGAATCGGGTCGGACCGTGTGGTACGCCTACGTCGTCTTCGACGTCTAG